The Triticum urartu cultivar G1812 chromosome 6, Tu2.1, whole genome shotgun sequence genome includes the window GGGACGTCGGCGACGCTTTTGCGCCGCGAGGCGCAATCTACCGCAACGCCATGGCCTTCCACAGGTACGTCGTACCTGTCTAGCTGTAGCTTTTTTTTTAGGAAACAACGGCGATGATGTATCGTCATTAAAAAAAAGTTAAGCGACTGATGTTTTGCGGTGAATCTGACTCAGGAGCTACGTGGAGATGGAGAGGAGAATGAAGATATGGACGTACCAGGAGGGGGAGCCGCCGCTGGCGCACCTCGGCCCGGGCTGCCGGGCACCGACATCTACTCCATCGAGGGCCAGTTCCTGTACGAGATAGAGGACCCCCGGAACCGCttcgccgcgcgccgccccgtcgAGGCCAACGTCTTCCTGCTTCCCATCAGCGTGTGCAACCTCGTCCACTACGTCTACCGCCTCAACACCACCGCCTACCTCGCGCCGCTGCGCCGCCTGGTCGCGGACTACGTCCACGTCGTCGCCGAGAGGCACCCGTACTGGAACCGGTCCGGCGGCGCCGACCACGTCCTCGTGTCGTGCCACGACTGGGCGCCGCTGGTCTCGGAGGGGAACCGGCAGCTCTACGGCAACACCATCCGGGTTCTGTGCAACGCCAACACGTCGGAGGGCTTCAGGCCCAGGAAGGACGCGACGCTGCCGGAGGTGAACCTCGCCGACGGCGTCCTCCGCAGGCCTACGTTCGGCCTGCCGCCCGAGAACCGGACGACACTCGCCTTCTTCGCCGGCGGGATGCACGGCGAGATACGCAGGAGCCTCCTGCAGCACTGGGTCGGCAGAGGACCCGGACATGCACGTCCACGAGTACCTCCACGCCGGGCAGGACTACCACGTGCTCATGGCCAGGGCGCGGTTCTGCCTCTGCCCCAGCGGCTTCGAGGTGGCGAGCCCGAGGGTGGTGGAGTCTGTCTTCGCCGGCTGCGTGCCGGTGATCATCTCGGAGGGGTACCCGCTGCCCTTCAGTGACGTGCTGGACTGGAGCAAGATGTCGGTGACGGTGCCGGCGGCTAGGATACCGGAGCTGAAGGTCATCCTGCGGGGCGTGTCAGAGAGGAGGTACCGTGTGCTGCATGCCAGGGTGCTGCAGGCGCAGCGGCACTTCGTGCTCCACCGGCCGGCGAGGCGGTTCGACATGATTCACATGGTGCTGCACTCCATCTGGCTCAGGAGGCTCAACGTCAGGCTACCATACTGATTCCCGGTGTCGGTGTCTGTATGTACATCTATCGTGTGTAGTATTTGATTTTGTAGGAATTGTCGGTCGGAAGAAATTTTGGTCACAGTGCTATTTGCATGAAACTGAATTGAACACTACTAGTACATATTTTGTTTATTAAAAGTCAAATGTGTCTATGTTTGACAAAGGATGTGTCTAAAACTCGGTCGACAAATACTACTTAACAAAGTATCAATCGAGTGACATCAGCATAGTTCTTTTTTTTTGCCACGCGGCTGGATGCTACAAACGGCAACGAAAAATGTTGCGACGGTATAACAACAAATGTTACAACCATTCTAACTAAAAAATGCTAGAACCGTCAATTAAGGAAGTTGCAACCGGTGAGATGACGTGCTACAAGCAGTGACGGACAACATGCTACAACTAGCAAGACGATGTTGCAACCGATAGGAAAAATGTTGCAAACGATGGGACAAAACATATGAAAAAAAATATCAACATGCACAATACAAAGTTAGTACCATCAGATTTACGAAGTGTACTTCTATATTTTATTTATTTAGTATTTTAAATGTTGATATAATTTATTCTAGAAACTGGTCGAACATAGAAATATTTGACTTTTGGAAAACCTAATATGCACATAGGGTGTATTTGACACCCAAAAAAAGTGGAAGCGCACAATGCTACTcctctgtaaacaaatataaaagcgtttagatcactaaaatagtaatctaaaagctcttatatttctttacggagggagtatagtttcTAACCTGATGAGTAACAGGAGAAATTTGAAGATAAAAGTACAAAAGATCTAGTCGACTATTCTTGCATATGTTTGTCTGGTAGTAAGCCCTTGCCATCATGAGAACACAAGGACACAGGGAGTTGGGAGACAGTAAACGAGGTTCAAAGTCACAGGTTCATTACATCAGTGGGAGAGATCTGTCAACTGAGCCCTTGGGCCAGAACAGAATTGGGTTATTTACAGCTACTACATAATTGGACAACTTTGATCAGCAGGACAATATGTACAACAAGATCGTGTCTGCTGACATCTAGCGGTTGTTGTACTCGTTCTCCAGCTCCTGCCATGACCAAAACCATCAGAGACACCAGCTATGTATGCAAGTGGAATGTTATGCGACAGAAGTAACTAACTTCATATAGGTTGAGCGTGGCCTACGTACATCAAATAGAGAGTGGCCCAGGGCGACAGAAGGCTAATCTTGTTAGTATCAAGATATATTCTACTGAAGCAGCATCTGTTGAAAAGAACACTTCGTACAGTTCAGCCAGCAGGAGAATACCCCCATTAAACCTGGAGTGGTGGGCTGCCGAATATTGCTTTCCCGTCTTTGTAGTGCCCTCAAGAACTCCTCTGAGCTTAGGTTCCCATCACAGTTTGCATCAAACACATGGAAAATGACATCCACCACCTTATCAGTCAAGTCCACCCCACAAACCTGTAAAAAAAGATCATTAAAACAATTGAAAAATCCGAACTAATAACCAAGTGGTATCAGCTAACTGTCCAGCTAGCTTAGAATGGCTATACGGTGGGAGAAGGCCAGTGATTGTCGTTAGAAAGCTCAAGAGAAATAATTCCAGTGAAATTAGGTATTTCAGACTACATCTATAAGTACAATTATGGAAGACCATACATGAGTTGCAGCACGTTTCAGATCCTGCTTTGTCAACAAACCGTTTACTTTTCCATAGCTGAAGATAGCCATTGCAAATGGTTCCAATCTTCGCCGCAGATCAGCAAAAGCCTTGAACTCCTGAATTTCCAAATAACAACAATGATCTTCTAAAACACGGTTGGCTCAAGAAATATAACTGGGATATCGGATAGCAAACTGTCAAACCTCAAAGGTAATGCGCAGATCTTTGACATCAGGAGATTCATCAAAATCGTCAACTCTGTCAAGTAGCTTGTTTATGTGATTCATGTCAGCAGAAGCAACCATGGATAATGCAAAGTCCTTCGCAGATATTGTCTTGGATGATTTTACATCATAGTGACTGAACTCCAAGCGAACAATCTGAAGATGATTGAACAAAAAACAATGCCATTAAAAGGGTTTATAGATCTGGATTTATGTCTCTGTGGGGGTTGGTCACTGTGGATATTAGAAGGTAGAATAAAATAAACAAGCTTCACTAATTTCACTGCTAGTGCAAAATAAAATTGATGGAGCATTAGTGTCGTCAAAATTTTGACCATCACACGGTTTTATGCTTCCGAGACAACACATCAAACAACACAAAAACAAGTTCAGTACATCTTGTGTTTTGACTCTTTGTACTAAGTATGCAATTTGAAGATATGTCCTACTTGTGTTTATCACTGTTCCTAGAGACAACTGTGCAGCTTAGAAATTGAGTTGGCACATATGTTAACAGAATGCTGGATTTTTGGGTGACTGAACAATATCCATGAATACATGCACGCACAAAATGGGTTACATGACCCACAACACAGGAGTACTGAGAATGTTGCATCAGTAATAAGATGCTGAAACATAAATATTTCAACAAAAGATTAAGAAGGAAAAAAATCACCTCGTCATGTAATTGCTTCAAAAAATCAGAGAACTTTTCATAGTGTAGATGGTCACTGCCATCCTTGCCAAAAAAGTACTCAACCAATCCACCATCTTCCACTGGCTGACCAACCTTAAGTCCAATACGTAACCCATCCCTGTGGGCAGCTCCTTGCCTATTATAGGACCTCATCAAAGCCATTACTTTCTTAAACTCTTCTTTATCTATCTCCCTGAGAATGATAAATAGCATATGAGAATACTGAATTAACAGAGAAAAATCTTGCCAAATTTGGTTCATACCCTTCTGCATCATGAAATAACAAGTGAGATGATTGAACACGGATCAGAAAGCAGGTCTTTTTCTGCACGCCAATGGTGACATGTAAACAACAATAAAGCACAAACACGGAAATATTTAAATGGATCCTTGCGTAGATCCCATAGAAAAGAGGAAAGCATACCTTTAACGGCTTCAGTGAGCTttaaaattaaaaaataaaacaaatGCAAAAGAAAGAACTGCCACTTAGGAGTGCCACATCTTTCTTTTCCCTATCAGAATTTGTTCCAGGTGGACTCTAAAGCATGGTATTCTAAGGGCTATATTCTTAGATACTTGGTCTATACTATCTATAGGCTTAAATTGCCTCAGTGATCTGCTTGCGCAAAATTATTCGCAGGCCTCTTGGACTCAATGTATGGTCTATGTTGAAAATAGAACCATGATATAGTGACTTGATAAATCTAATGGGCTGGATTTCTTACTAAGAAAAGCAAAATGGGTAGTAGGTCAGCCCCACACATCTAATGTATGGTTTCCGCATGGACACAGTACTTTTTCAGTTGGCATGCGCTTCTACTGAACTTATGCTAAATGTATAGAGTCATTTGTTTGCTACCAGAGCATATCAGAAATTCTAATCGCCAAAACTTATCAAGTCCAGCCAGAGGAAGCATAATAAGGTGACATAAGCAGGCTATAAGAGTTACCACATCAGATTTGAGATGAGTTGGAGGAGAGaggaaaagagagagaagaagagtGCGCTGTAGATTTATGACTTCGTGAGAGAATGAGGTGGGACATAAACTAATTACATAGTATATATCTATGGCTAACTATTACATATATGAGTAGGCTATTAGATTGACTGGAAATGATGTGGCAATGAGAGAGCCAGCAAGTGGTTATATTATTAGCCATGCTCTCAACAGAAAAGAAAATGCAGGAATATTTATTTCCTTCACATGTCACTAGCTACAAAGACTACAAATCAACATCATAGTTAATCTGAGATAAGACTATTTGAAGAACAGAGTTATATCAATCTCAAGAGTGAAATGATACATTTAAATTGGTTCCAGCGGCTGGAAGATAGCTTACCCATTGTGGTCAAGGTCAAACATCTTGAAAGCTATATTGAAGCTCGACTCAGGAATGCTAAGCAATGTCACAAAAAAGATATACCTGCACAAGGCAACATAAGCAGTTAAAGAAATGCATTGAGCTGATATCACTAATGGTTGCAGAAAGTATGAAACCACACTTGTAAGACTAACAGGTAGCGGCATGCAAATGCTAATGCCCTAAGAGAAAAGTGTAACAGCTCCCGGGTGGCACCCtctatgaacagtaaattcaaaaaaaaaaagaggaaaaaaatcTGAAACTTTGCGGCATCAAAGATGGTCAAACTTTGTAGGTTCTTGCAAGTTTTCATGCCAAAATATCATGTAGAGAAATGTGTGCAAACGAGTTTCAGATTTCAGTGCTAAAAGTGCTCAAAACTTCAAGCACTGAAATCTTTTCGTGTGTAGAGCTCCTCGAATGGTTTTCCGGCATGAAAACTTACAAGCACCTACAAAGTTTGATCATCTTTGATGTTGCaatgtttcagaattttttgattttttctatttttttattttactgTTAATAGAGGGTGACTAGGCACCTGGGAGCTGAAAACCCATTCTCAATGCCCTAATACCATAGTGGCACCTATATACCTACATGTATTATTATCTATAAGCATGCATGCTCGTTAAGAAAATTCAAGCGCAATAGGCTTgtgaagtactccctccgttcctaaatataagtctttctagagattccaccaAGTGACTACAtccgaagcaaaatgagtgaatctacactctaaaatatgtctacatacaactgtatgttgtattccatttgaaatgtctaaaaagacttatatttaggaacggagggagtattacaCTACAAAGTGTATGATAATAATTGAACAAACTACAAAAACCTTCCTATCTGGTAGAAAATTGGATACCACATCAAATGGAAAATATGCTAGGCATTTCAGCTGAAGTCAGAACCACTTACTCGGCAAAGGAGATGAGCCCATCGCCGTTTGTGTCGAACAGCATGAAAAACTCAGAAGGAGCGCACTGTAGCTCGCCAGGGTTGCGCTCCCCTCTGAGTCTTCCTTCCCTTACAATATTAGATTCGGATGGAGGGAAAACGGGAACAACAGCCCTCATCAAGTCGGCAGGTAACATGTAGACTTCGCCCTCCGGGTTTCGGATGGACGCAAAGTACTCAAAGATCTATCAAGGAGAACACCACAATTAGAACAGTACTAGTTTATCGAATCACATAGCATGCAGCATGACATCGTTACCTTCTCAGGAGGGCTGCGCGTCCGAATGCGCTTCTCATAGTTGAAGAACACCCTTCTGCGATATGAGTCTGCAAAGCGAAGCGAAGAAAAAGGACGGTGAGCAATTGCTCCGCTTCCAGGAATCCGTCATATGAGCATTAGGATTGATTGAGGACAACAAATGGCGAGAATGTTCGCTCGGCATATGATCGGAGGAAAAGCGCTATTCGTCCGGTGGCCGATCCATACGGAAATCGTTTCTCTCTCCTCACAAAACTCCAAGCAGAAACTTGGCTCACAAAATTCCAAACGGAAACTTCGCAAAATTCCAACCAGAAACTAGGCGTGAGAGGCACATGAATTGATCAGGCTGTAAAGCTTTTGCGAATTATATAATGCATGGGTGCAGCCGTACGAGAGATCAAAAACAAGGGCACGCACCGCGGAAGAGGAACCTGCGCTTCTCCTCCTCGCGCTCCTCCGCGGCGCCCACGTCCCCAAAGCCCGCGTCCGCCACGGCGAAGTCCCCCTGACCCGAGTCCGCGAGCGGCTGCGGCGACGGGGGGAGCAGCCAGATCCCCAGCCCCGACCCGACAGCCAGCGCGGCCGCCACCGTGGCGGCATCGGCCGCCCTCGCGTCGCGGCGGGGCGCGGCGCCCTCGGCGGCGGCCGCGGAGAAGGCCCGGAGCCGTCGAACGGCGGATCGGAGGAGCGAGGCGCGGGCCAGCGCGGCCATGGCGATGGCGGGATTGACGTGCGTTCTCGGAAGGGAAGGGGAGGAGAGGAAGCGGCGATGCGGGGGCGCACGGGGTGGGACGCGGTGGCCTGGCCGAAATGTGAGGCAAGGAACGGGAGATTAGCGTGGGGCTAAAAGCTGCCATTATTGGGGCCCTTTTTATGGTCGGTCGCGAGACGACGACCCGACCGGTTTTCTAGCGCCATCGCCTCGGCCTATGCGACACGAGCACAACCGAGCCAGGTGCTGCTGCTTTTATTCCATTGGTTCGTGAGGAAAACAAGAGAAGAAATGCCCTCCCTGCCCGTGTGCTtcttcttctcgctgcacctCCTCTCCTCCGGTTGCTGTGCAGCATCCCGTTTGTTTTTGAGAAAATTCCTTACTCCCTCCGTCAGCCAAAGAGTGAACGTCTGGGTATTCCAAAACAAATTAAGGATTTTACAAAAAAGCTCTCCCATCACTCAATTAAGGTGCCAACAGCTTTACCAAAGCTTCGATTCCCGTTGATAATAAATGAGAAGGGAGTAGTAAAACACAAGTTTGCCAACAGAATTTTCTTCCCGCCACAGCACTTCCCACCATGTACAACTAGTAGCTGAGTACTCtctccgtttttatttagttcgcatattagctttggtcaaagtcaagctttacaaactttgaccaagtttatatataaaaatattaaaatatacaataacaaatcaacaatattagatttattattaaatatactttcacatcgtatagatttattatgataaatgtctatattgttttctataaacttggtcaaattttacgaagtttgacttcagtcaactctaatatgcagagtaaataaaaacggagggagtactagtacaATATGGCGCCAGATTATAGAATTAGAAGCGCCAGATTACATAATTGAGCCCAGATTTCAAATTTAGAAGGCCAAGAGACTATACACAGCTATAAAGCCAGCACACTAGCACCAGACCAAGTAGTACAACACACAGACAGACCATGGCCATTGACTTGAACATAGCACGAGAAGAGGGAGAAGTTGAACATGAGACTCCCTTGCATGAAGAAGTGCTCCAGGTTGGTCATCAAATCGATCTGAA containing:
- the LOC125513757 gene encoding calcium uptake protein, mitochondrial-like — translated: MAALARASLLRSAVRRLRAFSAAAAEGAAPRRDARAADAATVAAALAVGSGLGIWLLPPSPQPLADSGQGDFAVADAGFGDVGAAEEREEEKRRFLFRDSYRRRVFFNYEKRIRTRSPPEKIFEYFASIRNPEGEVYMLPADLMRAVVPVFPPSESNIVREGRLRGERNPGELQCAPSEFFMLFDTNGDGLISFAEYIFFVTLLSIPESSFNIAFKMFDLDHNGEIDKEEFKKVMALMRSYNRQGAAHRDGLRIGLKVGQPVEDGGLVEYFFGKDGSDHLHYEKFSDFLKQLHDEIVRLEFSHYDVKSSKTISAKDFALSMVASADMNHINKLLDRVDDFDESPDVKDLRITFEEFKAFADLRRRLEPFAMAIFSYGKVNGLLTKQDLKRAATHVCGVDLTDKVVDVIFHVFDANCDGNLSSEEFLRALQRRESNIRQPTTPGLMGVFSCWLNCTKCSFQQMLLQ